The following proteins come from a genomic window of Nocardiopsis sp. YSL2:
- a CDS encoding ATP-binding protein → MSQAAAGGPRITNRNRDMVLNALRSGIVPAREARLIQVGREKEIDALATGIKQVIAGDGISRFVIGDYGSGKTFFLNLICQVAQQQKLVTMRADLTPDRRLQGTQGRARKLYSALVSGMGVKGKPTQALSAVVEGFITQVRANAETGGRPVLHLLRERLQALAAHPGGPTFAKVVEAYWQAYEQGEEARREAALRWLQAEYANKTEASRDLGVREIIDDRTIFDHLKLMAAFTTMAGYKGLLVCLDELVNLYKLSHKGARVSNYEQILNIINETQQGQAPHLGFLFGGTPDFLTDEHRGLYSYEALRSRLRENPFAKEGLVDYYGPVMRLGGFTKEHFFVLLDKVLTLYTSCGNDLRGVDAGIIEAFMRHCEGRVGDAYFRTPRTTLKEFIGLLDILAQNPGVDWRARLDNVDIVAEANPDLQPLQEKDDVDDTPLASFRL, encoded by the coding sequence GTGAGCCAGGCAGCCGCGGGTGGTCCGAGGATCACCAACCGCAACAGGGACATGGTCCTGAACGCCCTGCGCTCCGGCATCGTCCCGGCTCGGGAAGCGCGCCTGATCCAGGTGGGCAGGGAGAAAGAGATCGACGCCCTCGCGACCGGGATCAAGCAGGTGATCGCGGGGGACGGTATCTCACGCTTCGTCATCGGTGACTACGGCTCGGGCAAGACCTTCTTCCTCAACCTCATCTGCCAGGTGGCCCAGCAGCAGAAGCTGGTCACCATGAGGGCCGACCTCACCCCCGACCGGCGTCTGCAGGGCACTCAGGGGCGGGCCCGCAAGCTGTACTCGGCACTCGTCAGCGGAATGGGTGTCAAGGGTAAGCCCACCCAGGCGCTCTCCGCCGTGGTGGAGGGGTTCATCACGCAGGTCCGCGCCAATGCTGAGACCGGCGGCCGACCGGTCCTGCACCTGCTGCGCGAGCGTCTTCAGGCCCTGGCGGCCCATCCGGGCGGGCCCACGTTCGCCAAGGTCGTCGAGGCCTACTGGCAGGCGTACGAACAGGGCGAAGAGGCCAGGCGGGAGGCGGCACTGCGCTGGCTGCAGGCCGAGTACGCGAACAAGACCGAGGCGTCCAGGGATCTCGGAGTCCGGGAGATCATCGACGACCGGACGATCTTCGACCACCTCAAGCTCATGGCCGCGTTCACGACGATGGCGGGCTACAAGGGCCTCCTGGTGTGCCTGGACGAGTTGGTCAACCTCTACAAGCTCTCCCACAAGGGAGCCCGGGTCTCCAACTACGAGCAGATCCTCAACATCATCAACGAGACCCAGCAGGGTCAGGCGCCCCACCTGGGCTTCCTCTTCGGCGGCACCCCCGACTTCCTCACTGACGAGCACCGCGGACTGTACTCCTACGAGGCCCTGCGGTCCCGGCTGCGCGAGAATCCCTTCGCCAAGGAGGGGCTGGTCGACTACTACGGCCCGGTGATGCGCCTGGGCGGGTTCACAAAAGAGCACTTCTTCGTCCTGTTGGACAAGGTGCTCACGCTCTACACCAGCTGTGGCAACGACCTGCGGGGTGTGGACGCTGGGATCATCGAGGCCTTCATGCGGCACTGCGAGGGGCGGGTGGGCGACGCCTACTTCCGCACGCCCCGCACCACGCTCAAAGAGTTCATCGGCCTGCTGGACATCCTGGCCCAGAACCCGGGAGTCGATTGGCGGGCCCGGCTGGACAACGTGGACATCGTTGCAGAGGCCAACCCCGACCTCCAGCCCTTGCAGGAGAAGGACGACGTCGATGACACCCCCCTCGCCTCCTTCCGGCTCTGA
- a CDS encoding IS630 family transposase, whose product MSAPGPKLPPLELSDQERAELQRWVRRRKTAQDLALRARIVLACAEGLSNAQVRREVGVSAPTVTKWRQRFIAHRLDGLTDEPRPGRPRTITDAQVEAVVAATLESTPAPDTHWSTRSMAQHTGMTQNAVWRIWNAFGLQPHRREQFKISTDPFFIDKVRDVVGLYLDPPERAVALCVDEKSQIQALNRTQPVLPMMPGTPERATHDYVRAGVTSLFAALDTATGQVITSIHRRHRAIEFKKFLAKIDREVPADLQVHLVLDNYATHKTPEIQRWLLRHPRFHLHFIPTSSSWLNLVERWFAEITNRLIRRGTHRSVQALEKDIRTWAASWNENPRPYVWTKTAEEILDSIASYCQRISK is encoded by the coding sequence ATGAGTGCTCCTGGACCGAAGCTGCCCCCGCTGGAGCTGAGCGACCAAGAACGCGCCGAGCTCCAGCGGTGGGTCAGACGACGCAAGACCGCACAGGACCTGGCCCTGCGGGCCCGGATCGTGCTCGCCTGCGCCGAAGGCCTGTCCAACGCCCAGGTCCGCCGCGAGGTAGGAGTATCGGCGCCCACGGTGACCAAGTGGCGCCAGCGCTTCATCGCGCACCGCTTGGACGGCCTGACCGACGAACCCCGGCCCGGACGGCCGCGCACGATCACCGACGCCCAGGTCGAGGCGGTGGTGGCCGCCACCCTGGAGAGCACACCCGCCCCTGACACCCACTGGTCCACGCGCTCCATGGCCCAGCACACCGGCATGACCCAGAACGCGGTGTGGCGCATCTGGAACGCCTTCGGCCTGCAGCCCCACCGGCGGGAACAGTTCAAGATCTCCACCGACCCGTTCTTCATCGACAAGGTCCGCGACGTCGTCGGCCTCTACCTCGACCCGCCCGAACGGGCGGTGGCGCTGTGCGTGGACGAGAAGTCCCAGATCCAGGCGCTCAACCGCACCCAGCCGGTGCTGCCGATGATGCCCGGCACCCCCGAGCGGGCCACCCATGACTACGTGCGTGCCGGGGTGACCAGCCTGTTCGCCGCGCTGGACACCGCCACAGGGCAGGTGATCACTTCGATCCACCGCCGCCACCGCGCCATCGAGTTCAAGAAGTTCCTGGCCAAGATCGACCGCGAGGTCCCCGCGGACCTGCAGGTGCACCTGGTCCTGGACAACTACGCCACGCACAAGACCCCCGAGATCCAAAGGTGGCTACTGCGCCACCCCCGGTTCCACCTGCACTTCATCCCGACCAGTTCCTCCTGGTTGAACCTGGTCGAGCGGTGGTTCGCCGAGATCACCAACCGGCTGATCCGCCGCGGCACCCACCGCAGCGTCCAGGCCCTGGAGAAGGACATCCGCACCTGGGCCGCGTCCTGGAACGAGAATCCCCGACCCTATGTGTGGACCAAGACCGCAGAGGAGATCCTCGACAGCATCGCCTCATACTGCCAACGCATCAGCAAGTGA
- a CDS encoding N-6 DNA methylase, translated as MGGHQAELVVCDPPPASTDWGREELLMDPRWELALPPKAEGELAWLQHAYGHTAPGGQAAVVLYTSCAYRRTGRRIRAELVRRGLLTDVIALPAGLAAAHAQPVHLWLLRRPLDREDTATTVRMWDLTDTDPDGPWQLTEKPEAEVELIGLLDDDVDLTPARHMEPDLEDLPRALAEARAELARTARGLDELLPALSQGPGPWPGQVRIGDLVDTGLVRLDGERPRAVDGRLDTDFLTGFLTVAANTPRSTSASGTYRSDARSARAPKLEPEEQRRYGSAFRALAEFEKQARELSALAAQLAKEGLTSGALAPDGDTEPAPTN; from the coding sequence GTGGGCGGCCACCAGGCCGAACTGGTGGTGTGCGATCCGCCCCCGGCCAGCACCGACTGGGGCCGCGAGGAACTGCTCATGGACCCCCGCTGGGAACTGGCTCTGCCGCCCAAGGCCGAAGGGGAGTTGGCCTGGCTCCAGCACGCCTACGGACACACCGCGCCCGGCGGACAGGCCGCAGTGGTGCTGTACACCTCCTGCGCCTACCGCAGAACCGGGCGGCGCATCCGCGCGGAACTGGTGCGGCGGGGCCTGTTGACGGACGTGATCGCCCTGCCCGCCGGGTTGGCTGCCGCCCACGCGCAACCGGTGCACCTGTGGCTGCTGCGCCGCCCGTTGGATCGGGAGGACACGGCCACCACCGTGCGGATGTGGGACCTGACCGACACCGACCCGGACGGACCATGGCAACTGACGGAGAAGCCCGAGGCCGAGGTCGAACTGATCGGCCTGCTCGACGACGACGTGGACCTGACCCCGGCCCGGCACATGGAGCCGGACCTGGAGGACCTGCCCCGCGCGCTGGCCGAGGCCCGGGCGGAGCTCGCCCGCACCGCCCGTGGACTGGACGAGCTGCTGCCCGCCCTGTCCCAGGGGCCGGGACCATGGCCCGGTCAGGTGCGGATCGGAGACCTGGTGGACACCGGGCTGGTCCGCCTGGACGGTGAGAGACCCCGGGCCGTGGACGGGCGATTGGACACCGACTTCCTTACCGGCTTTCTCACCGTGGCCGCGAACACCCCCCGTTCCACCAGCGCCAGCGGCACCTACCGCTCCGACGCCCGTTCCGCCCGGGCCCCGAAACTGGAGCCCGAGGAGCAGCGCCGGTACGGTTCGGCCTTCCGAGCCCTGGCCGAGTTCGAGAAGCAGGCCCGGGAGCTCTCGGCCCTGGCGGCGCAGCTCGCCAAGGAGGGACTGACATCGGGAGCCCTGGCTCCCGATGGCGACACCGAACCCGCACCGACGAACTGA
- a CDS encoding DEAD/DEAH box helicase, producing MTPPSPPSGSESGGFALLDRGVQRWVWEQDWRALRPAQERAIAPILRGDTDVVITAATAGGKTEAAFLPVCSALVRQREKEPGPGIRAVYVSPLKALINDQYRRISDLCARLDLPVVPWHGDVPATLKTRVREIPEGILMITPESLEAMLVLNGSDAARIFHGLSYIIVDELHAFLGTARGSQLRSLMHRIERASGRRAARIGLSATLADLTHTAEYLRPGEGERAVIIQDPGAGKQVQIQVRGYVDELRGSERALAVCGAAAEHLYLSCRNGHNMVFANSRAEVETYTALLSGRAEDDRLPNPFLPHHGSLSAELRTHAEERLRQRSSPTTVVCTSTLELGIDVGWVDTVVQVGVPTSVAGLRQRLGRSGRGESDARLLVYTIEQSGPQDVVEALRFGLVQTVATVDLLLERWYEPPALRSPNFSTLVQQILSILAQEHGAAADHLYSALCASGVFPDVSPEEFASLLRGLGEHGLLTQESGSGLLLPGRKGERLLGHYGFYASFVTTEEFQVVAAGQKIGTMPVDPTLAAGTLLTFGGRTWRVADVDRDGGRLLVEAAPGTGAPPGFSGSAAGVGDGVRERMLEIYTGTTLPAYLDEASAILLEEARATFNANGLADTSVLPRGTDLFLFPWKGDSSLATLRSLLDRYRLRAEICGATMLIRDCTSERLQEVARRLAADPDPDPLAIAEEATGREADKYDHYLPPALLSRAHAARAVDVAGAMAALGTLSRR from the coding sequence ATGACACCCCCCTCGCCTCCTTCCGGCTCTGAGTCCGGCGGGTTCGCCCTTCTGGACCGGGGTGTCCAACGTTGGGTATGGGAGCAGGACTGGCGTGCCCTGCGCCCGGCCCAGGAACGCGCCATCGCCCCGATCCTGAGAGGCGACACCGACGTCGTCATCACCGCAGCCACTGCGGGGGGTAAGACGGAGGCCGCCTTCCTACCGGTGTGCTCGGCCCTGGTGCGACAACGCGAGAAGGAACCCGGCCCAGGCATACGAGCGGTCTACGTCAGCCCGCTCAAGGCGCTGATCAACGACCAGTACCGCAGGATCAGCGATCTGTGCGCTCGGCTAGACCTGCCGGTCGTCCCGTGGCACGGAGACGTGCCCGCCACTCTCAAGACGAGGGTCCGTGAAATCCCCGAGGGGATCTTGATGATCACCCCGGAGTCCCTTGAGGCCATGCTCGTCCTCAACGGGTCCGACGCGGCGCGCATCTTCCACGGGCTTTCCTACATCATCGTGGACGAACTGCACGCCTTCCTGGGGACTGCCAGAGGGAGTCAGCTGCGCTCGCTCATGCACCGTATCGAACGGGCGTCCGGACGTCGTGCCGCCCGGATCGGGCTCTCCGCGACCCTGGCCGACCTCACACACACCGCCGAGTACCTGCGTCCCGGTGAGGGCGAACGCGCGGTGATCATCCAGGACCCCGGCGCGGGTAAGCAGGTGCAGATCCAGGTTCGGGGCTACGTCGACGAGCTGCGGGGATCCGAGCGGGCGCTGGCGGTGTGCGGGGCCGCTGCCGAGCATCTGTACCTCTCCTGCCGCAACGGCCACAACATGGTCTTCGCCAATTCCCGGGCGGAGGTGGAGACCTACACCGCCCTCCTCTCGGGTCGAGCAGAGGATGACCGTCTGCCGAACCCCTTCCTGCCTCACCACGGTTCCCTGTCTGCGGAACTGCGGACGCACGCGGAGGAACGCCTCAGGCAGCGTTCCTCCCCGACCACCGTCGTGTGCACCTCCACGCTCGAACTCGGCATCGATGTGGGCTGGGTGGACACCGTGGTCCAGGTAGGTGTGCCGACTTCCGTGGCCGGGCTGCGCCAGCGCCTGGGCCGCTCCGGCCGTGGGGAGAGCGACGCCCGGCTCCTGGTGTACACGATTGAGCAGAGCGGCCCTCAAGACGTCGTCGAAGCCCTGCGCTTCGGACTGGTGCAGACGGTGGCGACCGTGGATCTGCTGCTGGAACGCTGGTACGAGCCCCCGGCACTGCGGAGCCCGAATTTCTCCACCCTCGTGCAGCAGATTTTGTCCATCCTCGCTCAGGAACACGGCGCCGCGGCCGACCACTTGTACTCTGCGCTGTGCGCCTCCGGTGTCTTCCCCGACGTCTCCCCGGAGGAGTTCGCCTCCCTGCTGCGCGGTCTGGGCGAACACGGGCTCCTCACCCAAGAGAGCGGTTCCGGGCTCCTTTTACCAGGTAGGAAAGGAGAGCGGCTGCTTGGGCACTACGGCTTCTACGCGTCGTTCGTCACCACGGAGGAATTCCAGGTAGTGGCTGCGGGGCAGAAGATCGGCACCATGCCGGTGGACCCGACGTTGGCCGCGGGAACCCTGCTGACCTTCGGAGGCAGGACGTGGCGTGTGGCCGACGTGGATCGTGATGGGGGCAGACTGCTAGTGGAAGCCGCGCCGGGGACGGGTGCACCGCCCGGGTTCAGCGGTTCTGCGGCGGGAGTCGGCGACGGCGTGCGCGAGCGGATGCTGGAGATCTACACGGGTACGACCCTGCCCGCCTACCTCGACGAGGCCTCCGCCATTCTTCTGGAGGAGGCACGGGCGACCTTCAACGCGAACGGGTTAGCGGACACATCGGTGCTCCCACGGGGGACGGACCTTTTCCTGTTCCCGTGGAAGGGAGACTCCTCGCTGGCCACACTCAGATCTCTTCTGGACCGGTACAGGTTGAGGGCAGAGATTTGCGGTGCCACGATGCTCATCCGCGACTGCACGTCGGAACGACTCCAGGAGGTCGCCCGGCGGTTGGCGGCGGACCCGGACCCCGATCCCCTCGCTATCGCGGAAGAGGCAACGGGTAGGGAGGCCGACAAGTACGACCACTATCTGCCGCCCGCCCTGCTGTCCCGGGCACACGCCGCTCGCGCGGTGGACGTCGCCGGTGCGATGGCCGCCTTGGGGACCCTGTCAAGGCGGTGA